A genome region from Vicinamibacteria bacterium includes the following:
- a CDS encoding mismatch-specific DNA-glycosylase, giving the protein MLPDYLGPGLDVVLVGINPGLRSAERGHHFAGPGNKFWNLLWESGLVPSRLSYEEDHRLPEFGIGLTNIVARASRSSSDLSPSDYAKGRKLLARKLRRHRPGLVAPVGLTVLRQLWDRPAPHGIACGLRRERFAGLPLFVLPNPSGRNAHYSYEAMLQHWQGLAAWLKRA; this is encoded by the coding sequence ATGCTTCCCGATTACCTGGGTCCCGGCCTCGACGTCGTTCTCGTCGGAATCAATCCAGGCTTGCGCTCCGCCGAGAGAGGCCATCATTTTGCTGGCCCGGGCAACAAGTTCTGGAATCTACTCTGGGAGTCCGGGCTCGTGCCGAGTCGGTTGAGCTACGAAGAAGACCATCGCCTTCCCGAGTTCGGCATCGGCCTCACGAATATCGTCGCTAGAGCCTCGCGCTCGAGCTCGGATCTCAGCCCTTCCGACTACGCGAAAGGACGAAAGCTCCTCGCACGGAAACTTCGCCGGCATCGGCCCGGGCTCGTCGCCCCGGTGGGCCTGACCGTGCTGAGACAGCTTTGGGATCGGCCGGCGCCGCACGGGATCGCTTGCGGGCTTCGAAGGGAACGCTTCGCCGGCTTGCCTCTGTTCGTTCTACCCAATCCGAGCGGGAGAAACGCTCATTACAGCTACGAGGCCATGCTCCAGCACTGGCAAGGCCTCGCCGCTTGGTTGAAACGTGCCTGA